One genomic region from Phragmites australis chromosome 1, lpPhrAust1.1, whole genome shotgun sequence encodes:
- the LOC133888393 gene encoding LOB domain-containing protein 40-like, with protein sequence MRMSCNGCRVLRKGCSEGCTIRPCLQWIKTPEAQANATVFLAKFYGRAGLLNLLAAAGSDHLRPAVFRSLLYEACGRIVNPVYGSVGLLWSGQWQACQAAVEAVLKGEPVVQVSSQCEAAPPPLGSRACDIRHVAKDSDAASATDLLRVARGGRTRFKRASSSSTSKPHKGSAGGAKPNKRASPSCTPRQDHQPEELQPEPMVVGGSNDEHDDGLALRHEEESAGSHEHVEDDDMMALREGSEDTEVDAGSHVSQAKQQSHVPAVSQVADEEEEEVGLELTLGFEPVAVRQQARSARCDLSGLSAASSLIGLRLELPA encoded by the coding sequence ATGCGGATGAGCTGCAACGGGTGCCGGGTGCTGCGCAAGGGCTGCAGCGAGGGCTGCACCATCCGCCCCTGCCTGCAGTGGATCAAGACCCCCGAGGCGCAGGCCAACGCCACCGTCTTCCTCGCCAAGTTCTACGGCCGCGCGGGGCTGCTcaacctcctcgccgccgcgggcTCTGACCACCTCCGCCCGGCCGTCTTCCGCTCCCTGCTCTACGAAGCCTGCGGCCGCATCGTCAACCCGGTCTACGGCTCCGTTGGCCTGCTCTGGTCGGGCCAATGGCAGGCGTGCCAGGCCGCCGTCGAGGCCGTGCTCAAGGGGGAGCCCGTCGTGCAGGTCTCGTCCCAGTGCGAggccgccccgccgccgctcgGCAGCAGGGCCTGCGACATCCGCCACGTCGCCAAAGACTCCGACGCCGCCTCGGCCACCGACCTCCTCCGGGTCGCACGCGGGGGCCGCACACGGTTCAAGCGCGCGTCGTCGTCTTCCACGTCGAAGCCCCACAAAGGCAGCGCCGGTGGTGCTAAGCCCAACAAGCGCGCGTCTCCCAGCTGCACTCCGAGGCAAGATCATCAGCCAGAGGAGCTCCAACCTGAGCCGATGGTCGTCGGGGGGAGTAATGACGAGCACGACGACGGCCTTGCGCTGAGGCACGAGGAGgagtccgccggcagccacgAGCACGTGGAGGACGATGACATGATGGCGTTGCGGGAGGGGTCGGAGGACACCGAGGTGGACGCGGGCTCCCACGTGAGCCAGGCCAAGCAGCAGAGCCATGTGCCGGCGGTGAGCCAGGTggcggatgaggaagaagaggaggttgGGCTGGAGCTGACGCTCGGGTTCGAGCCGGTCGCCGTGAGGCAGCAGGCGCGTTCGGCGCGCTGCGACCTGAGCGGGTTGAGCGCAGCGTCGAGCCTCATCGGCCTGCGGCTCGAGCTGCCGGCGTGA